TTTGGAACTGGCCGAAAGTAGAGTTCCTTTGGTCCAAGAAGCCGAATCCGCCCAAACGGCTCCGAAAGTATCCGCCAAAAGAGCCACGGATTGACTTTCCCGGAAAGGAGAAAACCGAGCCAAAAGAATTATAGCAACAAGTGCCGCTGCAGACGCTATCAAAGCATAAAGAGGGACCTTACTCAAGGTCTGTCTCTGTTTTATCGAAGGCCGAATGGTGTAGTTTTCCTCGTTCTGAGGAGCGTTCTGTTGCACCGGGATTGGTTCTGCTGTATTTTCTTCTTTTGCCAAGGCCTGCCATAACCTCCAATCAAGGAGTTTCTCGGAAGCAAAGTCCTGAGGAATTTCAGAAAGTGGGGACTTCCGACCATGGAAAATCGCCTGAAGCATCACCAATTCTATATAATAGCGTCTGGCCTCCGGATGTGTACGGAGAACACCCTTTAGTCTCTGAAGTTCCTCATCGGTTAAAGTGCCGTCTCGAAATCTGAGGACCCATTCGCAAAATACCTGATTTTCACGCAGGAATTCCATCATTCGCTTCCTTGTTCTGCCAGCGTCCTGCGGATGCAGCGAAGAAGAATATCATGAGCTCGAGCAAGTTTGACATAAATCACTTTGATGGTCGTGCACATTTTTTCCGCGATGGACTTGACGGAAATCTCGTCTTCATATCGCCAATGAATAATCCGGCGGTCGAGGGGATTCAGCTCTGTTAGGCATTGACGAAGGGCTTCGATACGAAAATCAATGGCCTTAATGGATTGGTGGGCTTCTTCTTCCAAAAGACCTTCAATCTCTTCTCCAAGATAGAGAGGGCCATGGCCTTTTTTTCTCCGATAATTTTGGATAACATGGTGGGCGATCCCAATTCCCCAAGAGCCGAAATCCTTTCCCTCTTCAAAGTGGTCAAACTTGGTCCACATAATAGAAAGTGTTTCCTGAAAAAGATCCTCTGCATCTGCCCGGCAAGGAATTAAAAGATAAATATAAGAATAAATTCGACGTTCATTAGCGAATAGCAAACGCATGAACCGTTTCGTCCTGTCCAATTTGTTTTTTTCTATCTGCATACTTTCTCTTAATAAAAAAACCTTTACCCTCTATTAGGAGCTTGTCTGCAAACTCTTTTTTTTCTTCGGTTTTTTCCTTTTTTTAATATATGCAAGAATAAAGAGGGACAAGGTCTGGATATGAACGGATTTTACAATTATAGATAGGTCAGGTCCGGAAGATTTTCGTTTGTTAGCAGAGAGGATTAGATTTGGCCTTGCCTTAGCGGCCAGTGTCCCAGCGGGCAAGTTCCTCCGGACTGCCACCAGTCTGCCAGGTGCTGTCTAGTTCCATCCAACTTGATCCCGAGTAGCAAGCAATATCCACAGGGCTTGAAAAACGTATCGTTCTCGTCCAGATGTGTTCCGCTCGGCCCCGGGCAGGTCTGACATTTCAGCCGCCACGGTTCTATCTTCGGCATTGGATTCGTAACAAGCCGCTTGGCCTTTTCCTGTATTATCTCGTCGGCAGGCTGGCCCCTGCAGACCGACCGGCAATAATTTCTGGATACGTGGATGCCGATTCTGCGGCAAATCTGCCCGCCGGGAAACTGCCTGCAATAGGGATGATCCATCAGCGGCATCCTTCACGCACCCAATATTGCCCCCAATTGGGTCCGGTGCCCGGCTCATTGGCCAGCGTGGCTTCGTGCGCCGCATAGCATCTATAGAGGTCTTCCAGATGGCGTACCCGGTCATTGGGATCGTAATGGTTCCCGACCGCCCACACGAACGAGGAGGGAAGGTCTCCATTGGTGATCGTGTAGGTAGTGCTTGGATAGGGACAATAATAACGCCAGGAATCCTGCCAGTTTGCTCCTACGCCGGGTTCGCTAATCGCACTGGATGTGTGGCCGACCAAACAGAAATAGATGCGTCCCTTGTGGACCACATAGGCTTCGACACCTTCTGGATCCCATCCCGGGTAGTAAATTCCGGATCGCCAGGAATCCATCGGCTCCGGAAGCACGATATTCATCTGCATGCAATCAATCGGCACGGTATCCGAAAAAGCGGTCCATCCGCCCAAATAAGCAACTGTATAATTAGTTGCGTCCCGGAGTGTAATATTTATCGTCATTCTGGGCGGGGGGGCTACTGCCAGATAAAAACCGATCATCAATTTCGTGGCAACCTGCCGCTCTGCCACATCTTCATTGATGTCATTCTGGCAGTTGTATTCGGAGTAATAAAACTGTTTTTGGATCGGGGAGATTGTATAACAGACCCACCAATGACAGGTTCCGTAATACGCTTGCTGTCCGCCAAGGGATAGAGAATGGGTTCCATTCAGCATGGAATCCGAATACCCCACCAATTTCCACCATCGACTCGGATAGGACTGATAATTGCAGATTCCGCTTTGGCCGCTGTCAAAGTTCTGGATGAGTAATCGGATCAAATCAGGAACCTGTCCGACGCAGAAATCGCAGGGAGTGCAGCATCCCCACATCATTTCGTCATAAGAAGCATAACTGGCAAACTCGATCACAGGGCATAGTGTCCCATCGATAACCTTGTCACAGCCGTATAATGGTCCCATGCAGGAATCTCCAATCCCTGCGGTCAGTACCGGGAACTTTACCCCGGATTGTTTCTTGACGCACCCAGCCAGCTGCTGAGCCGGATTGCAGGGGTTGGTCCAGGAGGGGACCAGGAGTCCGGAAACATTTTTGTAGCAGCCGACGAATGGATACATGGTTCAGCTCGAACAAATAGA
The sequence above is a segment of the Anaerohalosphaeraceae bacterium genome. Coding sequences within it:
- a CDS encoding sigma-70 family RNA polymerase sigma factor; protein product: MQIEKNKLDRTKRFMRLLFANERRIYSYIYLLIPCRADAEDLFQETLSIMWTKFDHFEEGKDFGSWGIGIAHHVIQNYRRKKGHGPLYLGEEIEGLLEEEAHQSIKAIDFRIEALRQCLTELNPLDRRIIHWRYEDEISVKSIAEKMCTTIKVIYVKLARAHDILLRCIRRTLAEQGSE